The following coding sequences lie in one Aspergillus puulaauensis MK2 DNA, chromosome 3, nearly complete sequence genomic window:
- a CDS encoding MAM33 family protein (BUSCO:EOG0926577T;~COG:C;~EggNog:ENOG410PNBT;~InterPro:IPR036561,IPR003428;~PFAM:PF02330;~go_component: GO:0005759 - mitochondrial matrix [Evidence IEA]) gives MLSIRTLARTVPRTFSRSIASSRSAILRPVANLPKTSFIQPSLKQAIRPSQAAFSTCRVFRQAEGDAELSAKLEDELKHEKSSGLEDLESSVQNIQYVLQNNSWEVKDVPGEQEIVLTKKFNNEEIRLTFTVADLQNLSEHDDLDGLTDGMDFEGHQPANQGASGNFAQHPEDSIAPADREEQDLEPSFPARVNVTIEKPGNGALLIQTLAQDGLFQVEEVSFFSKPDLAHAITAEKDWARQSLYAGPPFENLDEDLQTYLERYLEERGINAELANMIPDYIQVKEQKEYVRWLENVRNFVSA, from the exons ATGCTCTCCATACGCACTCTCGCCCGCACAGTGCCTCGCACTTTCTCGCGATCAATCGCTTCCTCCCGATCTGCCATCCTCCGCCCAGTCGCGAACCTCCCCAAGACGAGCTTCATCCAACCCTCCCTGAAGCAAGCCATTAGACCCTCACAAGCCGCTTTTTCAACATGTAGGGTGTTCAGACAAGCTGAAG GTGATGCCGAGCTTTCCGCTAAACTTGAGGATGAACTGAAGCACGAGAAATCCTCGGGTCTCGAGGACTTGGAATCTTCCGTCCAGAACATTCAGTATGTTCTTCAGAACAACTCTTGGGAG GTCAAAGATGTCCCTGGAGAACAGGAAATTGTTCTAACGAAGAAGTTCAACAATGAAGA GATCCGCCTTACGTTTACCGTTGCGGACCTTCAGAACTTGAGCGAACACGATGACTTGGACGGCCTTACCGATGGAATGGATTTCGAAGGCCACCAGCCCGCCAACCAGGGTGCTAGCGGAAACTTCGCTCAACACCCTGAGGACAGTATCGCCCCTGCCGACCGTGAGGAGCAGGACCTGGAACCTAGCTTCCCTGCGCGCGTAAACGTCACCATCGAGAAGCCTGGAAACGGTGCCCTCCTTATTCAGACCCTTGCTCAGGACGGCTTGTTccaggttgaggaagtctccttcttctcaaagCCCGACTTGGCCCACGCTATCACCGCCGAGAAGGACTGGGCTAGGCAGAGTCTCTACGCCGGTCCTCCTTTCGAGAACCTAGACGAGGACCTGCAGACCTACCTTGAGCGCTACCTTGAGGAGCGCGGCATCAACGCCGAGCTTGCCAACATGATTCCTGACTACATCCAGGTCAAGGAGCAGAAGGAATACGTCCGCTGGCTCGAGA ACGTCCGTAACTTCGTTTCTGCCTAA
- a CDS encoding Fig1 domain-containing protein (COG:S;~EggNog:ENOG410PM0A;~InterPro:IPR016509,IPR033481;~PFAM:PF12351;~TransMembrane:4 (i20-38o137-162i183-204o234-255i);~go_component: GO:0016020 - membrane [Evidence IEA];~go_process: GO:0000753 - cell morphogenesis involved in conjugation with cellular fusion [Evidence IEA];~go_process: GO:0032220 - plasma membrane fusion involved in cytogamy [Evidence IEA]), producing the protein MPRFGAGFARFIPMIGYHHVLMLIIAVVIILLSLLLAGCSSSSPQIPTIFLISMYYEHYDPVFDLAQVQPKTVSAVANIVQGAQLEVRVGYFGICVQPDGGSYICNNNATALAEILTIDQDPLNLVWVASTFKDAVVFPYLIIIAVILAFFCFIVLATFPGWHEETDPTGSEVEVKPFPSRPVSQVALALIFVAAVFVLVSVLWQHTASVGASTIAQDLGNGSVKSGVGTSAMVLGWFGFALMVIVTIGLLVMILNLRLLRQLTDDEP; encoded by the exons ATGCCGCGATTTGGAGCCGGCTTTGCCC GGTTCATTCCGATGATCGGATACCACCACGTGCTGATGCTTATTATCGCTGTTGTCATTATTCTTCTCT cattgttgttggcggggtgctcgtcatcatcgccgcaaATACCtaccatcttcctcatctcgATGTACTATGAGCATTATGACCCGGTTTTTGATCTTGCTCAAGTCCAACCAAAGACCGTTTCAGCCGTAGCAAACATCGTGCAAGGGGCTCAGCTGGAGGTTCGCGTGGGATATTTCGGAATTTGTGTCCAACCTGACGGTGGATCCTACATCTGCAATAACAATGCGACCGCATTAGCAGAGATTCTTACAATAGACCAAGATCCGCTAAACCTCGTCTGGGTTGCATCAACGTTCAAGGATGCCGTTGTTTTCCCATACCTGAT CATCATTGCCGTCATTCTCGctttcttctgtttcattGTTCTCGCAACTTTCCCCGGATGGCACGAGGAGACTGACCCTACCGGGTCTGAAGTTGAAGTGAAACCGTTCCCTTCTCGCCCTGTATCACAGGTAGCCCTGGCTTTGATATTCGTTGCGGCCGTCTTTGTGCTAGTGTCCGTACTATGGCAGCATACAGCATCTGTCGGTGCAAGCACAATAGCTCAAGACCTCGGAAATGGAAGCGTCAAGAGCGGTGTCGGGACTTCAGCAATGGTCctgggttggtttggattTGCTTTGATGGTGATTGTGACGATAGGATTGCTAGTCATGATCCTAAACCTGCGACTATTAAGGCAGTTGACCGATGACGAGCCTTGA
- a CDS encoding RING finger domain protein (COG:O;~EggNog:ENOG410PN69;~InterPro:IPR001841,IPR013083;~PFAM:PF13920,PF00097,PF13639,PF12678) gives MTDDGDIQQRILQRTLQEVAQEHQQEDVSDPCVICLEPITEPAVAVSCNHANFDFLCLVSWLEQRRNCPLCKSGVSSVKYNLEHPDGPKTYQLPDLPRSSENVASTGHINPYGRLHHRNPRRPRHPRSPPRRAPDDPLLRRQQVYRNRLYSLRVGSNRLSQYREFTPEMFNRDEELVSRARKWIRRELLVFEFLHPDTQTDSSTVTRPGQQRLENRRGNNAEFLLEYIIAILRTVDIKGSAGQAEELLRDFVGRDNASLFLHELQAWLRSPFISLEDWDRNVQYGDVDTSTQRTRQDSAASHRTPTPVYRGGARASRGRIGKPQYHRRPRHQDRARDSLARRVQHARDRYVPD, from the exons ATGACAGATGATGGCGATATTCAACAGCGGATTCTGCAGCGAACCCTGCAAGAGGTAGCACAGGAGCACCAGCAGGAAGATGTATCGGACCCATGCGTCATTTGCCTGGAACCCATCACAGAACCTGCTGTCGCAGTGTCCTGCAATCATGCAAACTTTGACTTTTTGTGTCTTGTGAGCTGGCTGGAACAGCGTCGCAATTGTCCTCTCT GTAAGAGTGGCGTCTCCTCGGTCAAATACAATCTCGAGCATCCCGACGGCCCAAAAACCTACCAGCTCCCAGATCTCCCTCGGTCGTCGGAAAATGTAGCCTCTACAGGGCATATTAACCCATATGGCCGACTACACCATCGGAATCCCCGTCGCCCGCGACACCCGCGAAGTCCCCCGCGACGAGCCCCAGATGACCCCCTCCTCCGTAGACAACAAGTCTACCGCAACCGCCTTTACTCCCTCCGTGTTGGTTCGAATCGCCTCTCGCAGTACCGCGAATTCACACCGGAGATGTTCAACAGGGATGAAGAGCTAGTTTCGCGAGCGCGCAAATGGATCCGAAGAGAGCTTCTGGTCTTCGAGTTTCTTCATCCTGACACCCAAACGGATTCCTCTACTGTGACTCGACCGGGGCAACAGCGGCTTGAAAACCGCCGTGGAAACAACGCCGAGTTTCTTCTCGAGTATATCATTGCTATTCTCCGTACCGTCGATATTAAAGGCAGCGCGGGGCAGGCCGAGGAGCTCCTCAGGGACTTTGTAGGACGGGATAATGCGTCCTTATTTCTGCATGAGCTCCAGGCTTGGCTAAGAAGCCCCTTTATCTCTTTGGAAGATTGGGACCGCAACGTTCAGTATGGCGATGTAGATACAAGCACTCAAAGGACCCGTCAGGACTCCGCGGCTTCTCATCGGACGCCTACTCCAGTTTATAGAGGCGGCGCACGGGCTTCTCGTGGCCGAATTGGCAAGCCGCAGTACCATCGTCGTCCACGGCATCAAGACAGAGCTCGGGATTCTCTTGCCAGAAGAGTACAGCATGCGCGGGACCGTTATGTGCCGGACTGA
- the EXO1 gene encoding putative exonuclease (COG:L;~EggNog:ENOG410PFQY;~InterPro:IPR006086,IPR006084,IPR006085,IPR019974, IPR029060,IPR036279,IPR008918,IPR037315,IPR032641;~PFAM:PF00867;~go_function: GO:0003677 - DNA binding [Evidence IEA];~go_function: GO:0003824 - catalytic activity [Evidence IEA];~go_function: GO:0004518 - nuclease activity [Evidence IEA];~go_function: GO:0016788 - hydrolase activity, acting on ester bonds [Evidence IEA];~go_function: GO:0035312 - 5'-3' exodeoxyribonuclease activity [Evidence IEA];~go_process: GO:0006281 - DNA repair [Evidence IEA]) has product MGIKGLHGLLKSIQKPCHLKKFSGQTLGVDAYGWLHRGTVACAVDLVLDRPTAKHIDFVLGRVRMLLYFGVKPYLVFDGDNLPSKSGTELDRHQRRKESKELGLELLRKGRTAEAYQEFQKAVDVTPLMARHLIEELKKMNIQYVVAPYEADAQLVYLEQHGFIDGIVSEDSDLLVFGARRLLSKLDQHGDLVEINRADFTACREVSFVGWTDADFRRMCILSGCDYLPNIGRVGLKTAYRSIRKYRNVERALRMLQFEGQYHVPADYIQSFKQAELTFLYQRVFCPRDGKLVTLTLPESDVNLDGLSFIGDDMDPDIAVGVAHGDLDPTSKEPLVVKPLNTISSFSELKPSKPINSFFTPKRVPLAELDPNSLTPSPSQQRLLQRHANTSWEPSPAPHQPSVGRSAPANGMSNRVPSPLVRSAERSSFLARASKLSNMQPTKRQRLCSETDEVSPVTTPDCRSRFFAAGSNQGTPSGGQKFNRNKKVRKSALDVFSDDMAEDIMSQIPDPSQADDKSEERIPAMSDSGGNGNSKDTIGEENLANEAGGNANRLRPDEESTPNPSHESVAPAKTVTPDSEPEVFHQVLDYHVKRQNSSILSKYSFQASVNGAGPEPTVAQKADSESTGPRSPPKQRLTPLQRLGQNALARSRSLNSMPASPLIWRAPARFDNSSTASPGDTKSETSLRSGQGSEDLIVPDSEEEEEGTGDDMAGQSRATTLDLKRFSFTTK; this is encoded by the exons ATGGGCATTAAAG GActccatggccttctcaAGTCAATCCAGAAACCATGTCACCTGAAGAAGTTTAGCGGACAGACACTTGGGGTGGACGCATATGGGTGGTTACATCGCGGTACGGTGGCCTGTGCCGTTGATCTAGTGTTGGATCGACCGACGGCGAA GCACATTGATTTCGTCCTCGGCCGGGTTCGTATGCTTCTGTATTTCGGCGTAAAACCGTACCTAGTTTTTGATGGCGACAACCTACCGAGCAAGTCCGGTACTGAGCTGGATAGACATCAGAGGCGCAAAGAGAGCAAAGAGCTAGGATTGGAACTCCTTCGCAAAGGACGAACTGCAGAGGCGTACCAAGAATTCCAAAAGGCCGTGGATGTGACGCCACTGATGGCGCGTCATTTGATTGAGGAATTGAAGAAAATGAATATTCAATATGTGGTCGCTCCATATGAGGCCGACGCGCAACTTGTGTACCTGGAACAGCACGGCTTTATTGACGGCATCGTATCCGAAGATTCCGACTTGCTCGTATTCGGCGCTAGACGGCTACTGTCCAAACTTGACCAACATGGAGATCTCGTCGAGATCAACCGGGCCGATTTTACTGCGTGTCGAGAAGTAAGTTTTGTTGGTTGGACGGACGCCGACTTCAGACGCATGTGCATTTTGAGTGGTTGCGACTATCTGCCTAACATAGGTCGTGTCGGACTGAAGACTGCATACCGAAGCATTCGGAAGTACAGAAACGTGGAAAGGGCACTTCGGATGCTCCAGTTCGAGGGCCAGTACCACGTTCCGGCAGACTACATCCAAAGTTTCAAACAGGCTGAATTGACTTTTCTTTATCAGAGAGTTTTTTGTCCTAGAGATGGCAAGCTAGTTACCTTGACGCTCCCAGAAAGTGACGTTAATCTGGACGGACTTTCGTTCATAGGTGATGATATGGACCCAGATATCGCAGTTGGGGTTGCACATGGCGATCTGGACCCGACATCCAAAGAACCACTTGTGGTGAAGCCGCTGAAT ACTATAAGTTCATTCTCCGAACTCAAGCCATCAAAGCCAATAAACTCCTTTTTCACCCCGAAACGTGTCCCACTTGCCGAGCTGGATCCAAACAGTCTCACGCCGTCGCCAAGTCAGCAACGATTGCTTCAACGCCATGCAAATACATCGTGGGAACCCTCTCCTGCTCCGCACCAACCATCTGTTGGTAGGTCCGCTCCTGCCAATGGTATGTCTAACCGAGTTCCGAGTCCACTCGTGAGAAGTGCGGAGCGCTCGTCATTTTTAGCACGCGCTTCAAAGTTGTCAAACATGCAGCCCACTAAACGCCAAAGGCTCTGTTCTGAGACAGATGAAGTCAGCCCGGTTACTACACCAGACTGCCGCAGCCGCTTCTTCGCGGCTGGTTCAAATCAGGGTACACCCAGCGGAGGGCAAAAGTTCAACCGAAATAAGAAAGTGCGGAAGTCTGCGTTAGATGTCTTTTCGGATGACATGGCCGAAGATATCATGTCACAGATCCCCGATCCGAGCCAAGCGGATGATAAATCGGAGGAAAGGATTCCAGCAATGAGTGACTCTGGTGGAAACGGTAATTCTAAGGACACAATAGGCGAGGAAAACCTCGCAAATGAAGCTGGGGGCAATGCCAACCGTTTGCGCCCCGATGAGGAATCGACTCCCAACCCTAGCCATGAAAGCGTGGCGCCGGCTAAGACAGTGACCCCCGATTCAGAGCCCGAGGTCTTTCACCAGGTGCTTGACTACCATGTCAAACGACAAAACTCGTCAATCCTCTCAAAATATTCCTTCCAAGCTAGTGTCAATGGAGCCGGACCAGAGCCAACAGTGGCGCAAAAAGCGGATAGTGAAAGTACCGGGCCTCGCTCTCCACCCAAACAACGACTAACACCACTGCAACGGTTGGGCCAGAACGCTTTGGCTAGATCGCGGTCTTTGAATAGCATGCCAGCGTCCCCCTTGATTTGGAGGGCGCCTGCTCGCTTCGATAACAGCTCTACTGCAAGCCCTGGTGATACTAAATCCGAGACTAGTCTTCGTTCTGGTCAAGGCAGCGAGGACCTCATAGTTCCTGAtagtgaggaagaggaggagggcaCGGGCGATGACATGGCTGGCCAATCTCGGGCGACAACTTTGGATCTCAAGCGATTCTCTTTTACGACGAAATAG
- a CDS encoding rRNA 2'-O-methyltransferase fibrillarin-like protein (COG:S;~EggNog:ENOG410PGXH;~InterPro:IPR018812;~PFAM:PF10307) — protein MIKRSAKSVVDAMARGAQNGAAMDSQSSSRTITGLRRWSIINRELPGAPQVKAIHVYDFDNTLFLSPLPNPQLWNGPSIGFLQAYESFANGGWWHDPNLLSATGDGIDKEESRAWKGWWNERIVQLVELSMKQKDALTVLLTGRSEAGFSEVVKRIVKSRNLHFDLICLKPEVGPNGERFRSTMEFKQNFLRDIVLTYEQADEIRVYEDRPKHLKGFRDFFESLNRNFQVMNGPGSRKAITAEVIQVAEGSVYLSPVIEAAEVQRMINSHNVASRNPALNATKSPYGRLCIRRTTYFTGYLIPNTDSDRLIRQLLNPLLPHGLADSNDLKYMANSILITPRPASRSILDKVGGIGKKLSWTVTGTGVFENKVWAARLQPVPGTERYHTENKVPFVVLAIRKGARPIDASKIHNWQPVPNDKALTVESVVGEKVVLRIEEDGQGDYESQFMNKTGKRRHQQEREDDILYPGQSSAEGPQGRHHHYPSRHGGNNRHAHDDGPRRGGYRGRGRGAGARGRGYNPHRGGGRGRGRGRDAGHPNYRSLDDHSAHEVGGGSYDEKPRTSTGGGPIMDY, from the exons ATGATCAAGAGATCTGCCAAATCAGTTGTTGACGCAATGGCGCGCGGAGCACAGAACGGTGCTGCGATGGACAGCCAATCTTCATCGCGGACAATCACTGGATTAAGGCGGTGGTCTATCATAAACAGAGAGTTGCCAG GAGCGCCGCAAGTGAAAGCGATCCATGTATACGACTTCGATAACACAT TATTCCTGAGTCCTTTGCCAAACCCGCAGTTATGGAACGGCCCGAGTATTGGATTTCTACAAGCCTACGAGAGCTTTGCGAATGGGGGATGGTGGCATGATCCAAATCTGCTGTCTGCCACTGGCGATGGCATAGACAAAGAAGAGTCACGCGCCTGGAAAGGGTGGTGGAACGAACGGATT GTACAATTGGTTGAGCTGAGCATGAAGCAGAAAGACGCACTCACCGTGCTCCTGACTGGGCGAAGCGAGGCTGGCTTTTCTGAGGTCGTCAAGCGTATTGTTAAGAGCAGGAATCTCCACTTTGATCTCATATGCCTGAAGCCTGAGGTTGGACCAAATGGCGAGCGATTTCGGTCGACGATGGAGTTCAAGCAGAACTTTCTCAGAGATATAGTTCTCACTTATGAACAGGCAGATGAAATTCGGGTCTATGAAGATCGTCCGAAGCA TCTCAAGGGCTTCCGCGACTTCTTCGAGTCGCTAAACCGGAATTTCCAAGTCATGAATGGACCCGGCTCACGAAAGGCAATCACCGCGGAAGTTATTCAAGTAGCTGAAGGGTCTGTGTACCTGTCCCCTGTAATTGAAGCTGCTGAAGTGCAGCGCATGATCAATTCCCACAATGTTGCTTCTCGCAACCCGGCGCTGAACGCGACCAAATCACCTTATGGTCGGCTATGCATAAGGCGTACCACCTACTTCACAGGTTATCTTATCCCAAATACGGATTCCGACCGCCTGATCAGACAATTATTGAACCCGCTGTTACCACACGGGCTCGCTGACTCAAATGACCTGAAGTATATGGCTAACAGTATTTTGATCACTCCCCGACCCGCTAGTCGCTCTATATTAGACAAAGTCGGCGGTATCGGCAAAAAGCTGAGCTGGACTGTGACTGGAACTGGTGTCTTCGAGAACAAAGTCTGGGCCGCTCGACTGCAACCAGTTCCGGGCACGGAAAGATATCACACAGAGAACAAAGTCCCCTTTGTGGTCCTAGCGATACGCAAAGGAGCACGTCCCATTGATGCTTCAAAAATTCACAATTGGCAGCCCGTTCCCAATGATAAAGCTCTTACTGTCGAGAGCGTCGTGGGCGAGAAAGTCGTCTTACGCATCGAGGAGGATGGTCAAGGCGACTATGAAAGTCAATTTATGAACAAGACTGGCAAGAGGCGCCATCAGCAGGAGCGGGAAGATGATATTCTCTACCCTGGGCAGAGTAGCGCGGAAGGACCACAGggtcgtcatcatcattatcCGTCACGCCACGGCGGGAACAACCGCCATGCGCACGATGATGGACCTCGTCGTGGAGGCTATCGCggccgtggtcgtggtgCTGGTGCGCGAGGTAGAGGGTACAATCCACATCGTGGAGGTGGTCGCGGAAGAGGCCGTGGTCGTGACGCAGGCCATCCGAACTACAGGTCTCTGGATGATCACTCTGCGCATGaagtcggcggcggcagctaTGACGAGAAACCACGGACAAGTACCGGAGGAGGTCCGATCATGGATTATTAG
- a CDS encoding translation machinery-associated protein 16 (COG:S;~EggNog:ENOG410PRAY;~InterPro:IPR021346,IPR038356;~PFAM:PF11176) codes for MPKSMNKVQKHISKKKGALEAMHENSRDAKLLRRAGARDDRVARVSASMARGRQSYVDRITFFQEAIPEGATPFSDKDLSDLVTRFINRSVPEIEQEQSERRKGRPPSKREEALVQRTEVEDKEFKTGFWMPDLTQEGVVLALSKWNGNWSGLSTVKFIRLTKDGEKQASTFPPKGLS; via the exons ATGCCGAAATCTATGAACAAAGTCCAAAAACACATTtccaaaaagaaaggagcGCTTGAGGCCATGCACGAGAACAGCAGAGACGCAAAGCTACTGCGGAGGGCTGGCGCAAGAGACGATCGAGTTGCGCGGGTTTCAGCAAGCATGGCTAGGGGAAGGCAGTCTTACG TGGATCGCATTACCTTTTTTCAAGAGGCAATTCCGGAGGGAGCGACACCCTTCTCTGATAAAGACTTGTCCGATCTCGTCACGAG ATTTATAAATCGCAGTGTGCCTGAGATCGAACAAGAACAAAGTGAGCGGAGAAAGGGTCGCCCGCCGAGcaagagagaagaagcgctggtGCAACGAACAGAAGTCGAGGATAAAGAGTTCAAAACGGGGTTCTGGATGCCTGATTTGACACAGGAAGGCGTCGTGCTAGCCCTTTCCAAGTGGAATGGAAACTGGTCTGGGCTTAGCACCGTGAAGTTCATCCGTCTAACAAAGGATGGGGAGAAGCAAGCTTCAACATTTCCACCTAAGGGCCTATCATGA
- a CDS encoding DNA primase subunit PRI1 (BUSCO:EOG09261ZI1;~COG:L;~EggNog:ENOG410PG27;~InterPro:IPR014052,IPR002755;~PFAM:PF01896;~go_function: GO:0003896 - DNA primase activity [Evidence IEA];~go_process: GO:0006269 - DNA replication, synthesis of RNA primer [Evidence IEA]) has translation MPHSIASEGSNASHKDDEVLPDAPPAADSPNPGENSGNGTEKATTGVKLEDLFDDEEDDDNEFPASNAPAETKNESTDAPGPAPAQVDTETMLAFYQRLFPFRYLFQWLNHGVVPSPDFGNREFALTLQNDAYLRYQSYPTADLFRKDILKMNPSRFEIGPVYNRNPRDRKTLGGGQLKPLAKELVFDIDLTDYDDIRTCCTKANICEKCWAFVTMSIKVVDTALREDFGFEHILWVYSGRRGAHAWVCDPRARNLPDDRRRGIAGYLDLIRGGSNSGKRVNLKRPLHPHMNRSLEILKPYFAQTTLVDQDTFASTEQAQRLISLLPDKGLNESLRRKWDSAPDRSSTSKWADIDALAKTGKSSTLNTTALRDAKQDIVLEYTYPRLDSEVSKKMIHLLKSPFVIHPGTGRVCVPIDIRNVEEFDPLSVPTVTELLSEIDSWDAENPSNGAAEGPEGDGSALHDSDARGGRKLQDYEKTSLKPYIDYFRSFIAGLNKEERHGKRERHEDAPEVKSESMEF, from the exons ATGCCGCACTCAATCGCTTCAGAAGGGTCAAATGCCTCCCACAAGGACGACGAAGTTCTTCCAGACGCGCCTCCAGCCGCAGATTCTCCCAACCCTGGCGAGAACAGTGGTAATGGCACGGAAAAGGCGACAACTGGTGTGAAGCTGGAAGATCTtttcgacgatgaagaggacgatgacaacgAGTTTCCAGCCTCCAATGCGCCTGCTGAAACTAAAAACGAGTCGACGGA TGCACCAGGGCCAGCGCCTGCCCAAGTCGATACGGAAACCATGTTAGCATTTTACCAACGCCTATTCCCATTTCGCTATCTATTCCAATGGCTCAACCACGGAGTTGTGCCCTCCCCTGACTTCGGGAACCGAGAGTTCGCTTTAACGCTGCAAAACGATGCTTATCTGCGGTATCAATCATATCCGACTGCGGATCT ATTCCGCAAGGATATCCTAAAGATGAATCCTTCTCGTTTCGAAATCGGGCCCGTCTATAATAGGAATCCGCGAGATCGAAAGACGCTAGGCGGCGGCCAACTGAAACCTCTTGCCAAAGAATTAGTCTTCGATATCGATTTAACAGATTACGACGACATCCGTACCTGCTGCACAAAGGCTAATATATGTGAGAAATGCTGGGCCTTTGTGACAATGTCTATCAAAGTTGTAGACACTGCGCTACGGGAAGACTTCGGTTTTGAGCATATACTATGGGTATATTCGGGACGTCGTGGTGCTCACGCCTGGGTCTGCGATCCTCGCGCACGAAATCTTCCGGACGACCGACGAAGGGGAATCGCAGGCTATCTGGATTTGATCAGGGGCGGCTCGAACAGCGGCAAACGCGTCAACCTCAAACGGCCACTCCACCCGCACATGAATCGCAGCCTCGAGATCCTAAAACCATACTTTGCGCAGACCACTCTAGTGGATCAAGACACCTTCGCCAGCACAGAGCAAGCGCAACGCCTaatttccctcctcccagatAAGGGCCTCAACGAGTCCCTGCGCAGGAAATGGGACTCGGCCCCTGATCGCTCAAGCACAAGCAAATGGGCCGACATCGATGCCCTGGCAAAGACGGGGAAGAGCTCAACCTTAAATACCACGGCCCTGCGTGATGCCAAGCAAGATATCGTCCTTGAGTATACCTACCCACGCCTCGATTCCGAAGTCAGCAAAAAGATGATTCACTTGCTGAAGAGCCCCTTCGTGATTCATCCGGGCACCGGTCGTGTCTGTGTTCCCATCGACATCCGCAACGTAGAGGAGTTCGACCCTCTCTCCGTGCCCACTGTCACAGAACTACTGTCCGAAATCGACTCGTGGGATGCGGAAAACCCCAGCAATGGTGCCGCAGAAGGCCCAGAGGGCGACGGGAGCGCTCTCCATGATTCCGATGCTAGAGGCGGCCGCAAGCTTCAGGACTACGAGAAAACAAGCCTGAAGCCATACATTGACTACTTTCGTTCGTTCATTGCAGGGCTTAACAAGGAAGAGCGCCATGGCAAGCGGGAGCGCCACGAAGACGCCCCTGAGGTTAAATCTGAGAGTATGGAGTTCTAA